The following are encoded together in the Drosophila sechellia strain sech25 chromosome 3R, ASM438219v1, whole genome shotgun sequence genome:
- the LOC6620767 gene encoding uncharacterized protein LOC6620767 produces the protein MIGIQKKRPAAGDYVVPNNSALNLQNRPSIYDQTPNQMEKTAKCRYCENMAKNFLYLESLIRNNKDNDKNNKCNLCNSSLKYLEYVNRNIRQVFGNFDSIVQADRALQSKPAMMPKYSVGPAPEKADLRSKGGAIVSQQRSAKSLKSKTKEKSQKSLKTLKSRKSAKSLKSSRSTKSSKSQKSSLKKIPTKPKSASPKSQISHGKMILKRKFRNKMAGKLGGNKVVRSVSQYRALGTARSKISKGSSHKRLIKQRSTAPPTSINWQLLKRNLPKRPNPVK, from the coding sequence ATGATAGGCATTCAAAAAAAGCGACCAGCCGCCGGAGACTACGTAGTGCCAAACAATTCGGCTCTAAATCTGCAGAATAGGCCCAGTATCTACGATCAAACGCCCAACCAAATGGAGAAGACCGCCAAGTGCCGCTACTGCGAGAACATGGCCAAGAACTTTCTCTACCTGGAGAGCCTGATCCGGAACAACAAGGATAACGACAAGAACAACAAGTGCAACTTGTGCAACTCGTCGCTGAAGTACTTGGAGTATGTCAACCGCAATATTCGCCAGGTTTTCGGCAACTTCGATTCAATTGTCCAGGCGGATCGTGCTCTGCAATCCAAGCCGGCCATGATGCCCAAATACTCGGTGGGCCCGGCTCCGGAAAAGGCTGATCTGCGCTCCAAGGGTGGCGCCATTGTCTCCCAGCAAAGGTCGGCCAAAAGCCTCAAATCGAAGACCAAGGAGAAGAGCCAGAAGTCATTGAAGACGCTTAAATCGCGTAAATCGGCAAAATCACTCAAGTCCTCCAGGTCCACGAAGTCGAGCAAATCGCAGAAGTCATCCCTCAAGAAAATTCCAACCAAGCCGAAGAGCGCGAGTCCCAAGAGCCAAATCAGCCATGGCAAGATGATATTGAAGCGCAAATTCCGGAACAAGATGGCTGGCAAGTTGGGAGGCAACAAAGTGGTACGCAGTGTCAGTCAGTACCGCGCCCTGGGTACCGCCCGCTCCAAAATCTCGAAGGGATCTAGCCACAAGAGGCTGATCAAGCAGCGGTCCACCGCTCCACCGACCAGCATCAACTGGCAGCTCCTCAAACGAAACCTGCCCAAGCGGCCAAATCCAGTGAAGTAG